From Apis mellifera strain DH4 linkage group LG5, Amel_HAv3.1, whole genome shotgun sequence, the proteins below share one genomic window:
- the LOC724385 gene encoding uncharacterized protein LOC724385 isoform X2 has product MAAPQASSRLELLQARFQQKQLQEKEQKLLQLYDQQQQRAYQVVQRGNASSNHATITQHTVTKTSSSSSSHATSTSQGGKVRQMFDERRQTTVKGIDRSYPLEPLENKPRKQANGNGVQKNGNLTVSRQSVTVKRVARADVNSNLNGGKPVVSYHEEIARETFGPSARQDDDEFEIENHVAQYSNGNHRDETRIEEVVDQDTIERNRMMAKLHLMEYDETLKHRVKNDLESEEFPEDFMVDVPDKLPKQSVTKKLSQAEARLKRFKNANAKRGNNVTKSQTIALKKRTDPIFPAKFSPRECRVVKDGRARKVSDGRWNEERKNVGMAVPSNSERRPRSSREESEKSRAIDSNTGTSLKEKNSENSKFFREEMSATARGSSSESFENRVRRGEGSNLFDKEFESSKTARKLSPELSKSPKFFNEESENSCSIDSKTARKLSLSRSSRDENLMRFERFDSRTASRAERNETPTKFYCEENEKSVTTYAIDSKSRPSGSPDYMRNTESFVLKIEPKSRKGVIDSATKKSTNLRKSSSPEYSKSVKAESPDVLTREKGGGSSPRLFNRERRKSASFEHSRSTCKSPNLTEMDMNSSENRGRESVDFTRKRSNTSPQFFSSDRSATIMIVTPETITKTEIADRSKKERSFSEKTALNRKETDSKHFARTSVSRYLPEKTLRNEEEMKKRNSSRGSSPLSSKGKRTPDPKPRFHHEKTTNRIDGVSSSRDSSPKSQRTVSREETPELFRYESGKSATTVNLERSSKATMDVDVRSKGKSMEQRETKSKTIDRESEHTLRSTKLIRDTMMNQNQVDYVSIKRGKVDERVEIQTVESSPKSCTSVEIQEITMPDRGYLKQSRDACSKSGKEKTLADSGKSSKLSSKKKTVHDTLKQRGAKVNKGICEGKNIFKPREQTTPSPIQARKRRTEKYSRSPSDESMARNAKRKTSVVRATNRKNEGKTCSSQGEILKSMELVRRAMRGSSFLVETAVEEEQIDSSTIEESDGGVFSTNSALNYVRTDSVESALRRFDSIGTEAGSTRSVESTRRQTESYDGILDRSDLNLSRSPVESFVVSSARKTSRESLESGCREGVDFAEENGRKKLCKRKLFHETDPTFDETERSNLEWLVGSNGKKTREHSVKIRLEFDSSDETSRGATTDKGETGETSTGADRSLSVRRLRSIEDIRKSIEGESEPVIESGRSGRGTGRSEAARRTNIDDRAGSRGERMFLPGRSGNVAARNKGMGDTSRSAVKCAMRFPRVVKSPSPETVKTAETSNRARRNVPPSPSKSPDTMPRRASTELKVQDTKSTKRGTPMKGAEPIGNRKAMTTTTTTTTSTTSAASTRKSTDVVDGAILENGLHLRDQTAETKYDNDSPTMKKSDAFVIDFDEQPPKENDAPLPRKPFLRKQSTEKQITPTQSLRTPMSISSTSSGISTQNQTSVYRSKMASRAKTPISTTSYKGSTSNKNGGAAAGGAAATETLVPCKACGRRFAPDRVALHEQICIKTGQKKRKQFDTMMYRVKGTDIEPFVKKGLVKKQMEKSKKPEVKSNWRRKHEDFINAIRSAKQVQAHLAAGGKLSDLPPPPVSDNYDYIQCPHCGRKFNKAAADRHIPKCEHMLHNKPIHSRAPKPKR; this is encoded by the exons GCCCGCTTCCAACAGAAGCAACTGCAGGAGAAGGAGCAGAAGTTGCTGCAGCTTTACGACCAGCAACAGCAACGAGCTTATCAGGTGGTGCAACGAGGCAACGCGAGTTCGAATCACGCCACCATCACCCAGCACACCGTCACAAAGACCtcgagcagcagcagcagccaTGCAACCTCGACCTCGCAAGGTGGAAAG GTGAGGCAGATGTTCGACGAGAGACGACAAACGACCGTGAAGGGGATCGACAGAAGTTATCCGTTGGAGCCGCTGGAGAACAAACCGCGGAAACAGGCTAACGGAAACGGCGTTCAGAAGAACGGAAATTTGACGGTGAGCCGGCAATCCGTGACTGTAAAGCGGGTTGCGAGGGCTGACGTGAACAGCAATTTGAACGGTGGCAAACCGGTCGTCTCGTATCACGAGGAAATCGCTCGAGAAACGTTCGGCCCATCTGCACGCCAGGACGACGATGAGTTTGAGATCGAGAACCACGTCGCCCAATATTCGAATGGCAACCACAGGGACGAG ACGCGCATCGAGGAGGTTGTGGACCAAGATACGATAGAGAGGAATCGTATGATGGCGAAACTTCATCTGATGGAATACGACGAGACCCTGAAGCATCGTGTTAAAAACGATCTCGAGAGCGAAGAATTCCCGGAGGATTTCATGGTGGATGTTCCTGACAAGCTTCCAAAACAAAGTGTTACCAAGAAGTTATCTCAAGCGGAGGCAAGGTTGAAACGTTTTAAAAACGCCAACGCGAAACGTGGTAACAACGTTACGAAGAGCCAAACTATCGCCCTGAAGAAACGAACTGACCCGATATTTCCGGCAAAATTTAGCCCCAG AGAGTGTCGAGTGGTCAAGGATGGAAGAGCAAGAAAGGTTTCGGATGGAAGATGgaacgaggaaaggaaaaatgttGGAATGGCGGTGCCCTCGAATTCTGAGAGGCGTCCACGATCGTCTCGCGAGGAATCTGAAAAGTCTCGCGCGATAGATTCGAATACTGGGACGtcgttgaaagagaaaaattcggaaaattcgaaattctttcgCGAGGAGATGTCTGCCACCGCGAGGGGATCATCTTCCGAATCTTTTGAGAATCGAGTACGCAGAGGCGAAGGTTCAAACTTGTTCgataaagaatttgaaagCTCGAAAACTGCGAGAAAATTATCGCCTGAATTGTCGAAGAGTCCCAAATTCTTTAACGAGGAATCCGAAAACTCTTGttcaatcgattcgaaaaccGCGAGAAAATTATCCCTGTCTCGATCTTCGAGAGATGAGAATCTGATGAGATTCgaaagattcgattcgagaacTGCGAGCAGAgcagaaagaaacgaaactcCGACTAAATTCTATTGCGAGGAAAATGAGAAATCGGTCACCACTTACGCAATAGACTCGAAGAGTCGTCCCTCAGGTTCGCCAGATTATATGAGAAACACGGAAAGTTTCGTGTTGAAAATAGAACCGAAAAGTAGAAAGGGCGTAATTGACAGTGCGACGAAGAAATCTACGAATCTCAGAAAATCTTCCTCGCCAGAATATTCGAAATCCGTCAAAGCTGAATCGCCCGACGTtttaacgagagagaaaggtggTGGCTCGAGTCCTCGATTGTTCAAtcgcgagagaagaaaatcggCTAGCTTCGAACACTCTCGTTCCACCTGCAAATCTCCAAACCTCACCGAGATGGATATGAATAGTAGTGAAAATCGTGGAAGAGAATCGGTAGATTTCACAAGAAAGAGATCCAACACCAGTCCACAATTTTTCAGTTCGGACAGATCCGCCACGATCATGATAGTTACTCCAGAAACGATTACGAAAACTGAGATTGCAGATCGCTCGAAAAAGGAACGAAGTTTTTCCGAGAAAACTGCGTTAAATAGGAAAGAGACAGATTCGAAACACTTCGCACGAACTTCCGTGTCGCGATATTTGCCCGAGAAAACATTGAGAAACGAGGAGGAAATGAAGAAGCGTAATTCGTCTCGCGGTTCCTCTCCATTGTCATCGAAGGGCAAGAGAACGCCCGATCCGAAACCGCGATTTCATCACGAGAAAACTACGAATAGAATCGATGGAGTGTCCAGCAGCCGTGACTCTTCCCCGAAATCCCAAAGAACGGTTTCCAGAGAGGAAACGCCGGAATTGTTTCGTTACGAATCGGGAAAATCGGCTACAACTGTGAATCTCGAAAGATCTTCCAAAGCTACGATGGACGTAGACGTACGATCGAAGGGAAAATCGATGGAACAACGAGAGACTAAGTCAAAAACCATCGATAGAGAGTCTGAGCACACGCTGCGCTCGACGAAACTGATTCGTGACACGATGATGAATCAAAATCAAGTCGATTACGTTTCGATAAAGCGAGGAAAAGTTGACGAGAGAGTCGAAATACAAACTGTGGAATCGAGTCCAAAAAGTTGCACATCCGTGGAGATACAGGAAATCACGATGCCCGATCGTGGATACTTAAAGCAGTCTCGAGACGCTTGCTCGAAATCTGGTAAGGAAAAAACACTGGCTGATAGTGGGAAATCGAGCAAGCTCTCATCCAAGAAAAAGACCGTCCATGATACTTTGAAACAACGTGGAGCAAAGGTGAACAAAGGGATATGCGAGgggaagaatattttcaagcCGAGAGAACAAACAACACCGAGTCCGATTCAAGCTCGAAAGAGGAGAACGGAAAAATATAGTCGTTCGCCCAGCGACGAGTCGATGGCTCGTAACGCGAAACGGAAAACGAGCGTGGTTCGAGCAACGAATCGAAAGAACGAAGGTAAAACTTGCAGCAGCCAAggcgaaattttgaaatcgatgGAGCTGGTTCGTCGAGCCATGAGAGGCTCGAGCTTTCTCGTCGAAACCGCGGTCGAAGAGGAACAAATTGACTCGTCCACGATCGAGGAATCCGATGGTGGCGTTTTTTCAACGAACAGCGCTTTGAATTACGTGAGAACCGACTCGGTGGAATCGGCCCTAAGACGTTTCGATTCAATCGGGACGGAGGCCGGCTCGACTCGAAGCGTGGAATCGACGAGGAGACAAACGGAATCGTACGATGGAATCCTCGATCGATCGGATTTAAACCTGTCGAGGAGCCCCGTCGAATCGTTCGTCGTATCTTCCGCGAGAAAAACTTCGAGAGAGAGCCTCGAATCCGGTTGCAGAGAGGGGGTGGATTTCGCGGAGGAAAACGGGAGGAAAAAATTGTGCAAGCGGAAACTGTTCCACGAAACCGATCCGACGTTTGACGAGACGGAGAGATCCAATCTGGAATGGTTGGTGGGGTCCAATGGGAAGAAAACGCGGGAACATTCGGTGAAGATACGCCTCGAATTCGACTCTAGCGACGAGACGTCGAGGGGAGCGACGACAGACAAAGGAGAAACGGGTGAAACGTCAACAGGTGCGGATCGTTCACTGTCTGTGAGGCGGTTGAGATCGATCGAGGATATACGTAAGTCGATCGAGGGCGAAAGCGAGCCGGTGATCGAGTCGGGGCGATCGGGGCGCGGGACGGGGCGGTCGGAGGCGGCCCGTCGAACAAATATCGATGATCGTGCTGGAAGTAGAGGAGAAAGGATGTTTTTGCCCGGGCGGTCGGGGAACGTTGCCGCGAGGAACAAGGGTATGGGGGATACGAGCCGTTCGGCTGTAAAGTGTGCGATGCGTTTCCCCAGGGTCGTGAAAAGTCCGAGCCCGGAAACGGTGAAGACGGCGGAAACGAGCAACCGTGCGAGGAGAAACGTACCACCGTCGCCGTCCAAGAGTCCGGACACGATGCCAAGG CGTGCGTCCACCGAGTTGAAAGTTCAAGACACAAAATCGACGAAACGGGGAACACCTATGAAAGGCGCGGAGCCAATTGGAAACAGGAAGGCGatgacaacgacgacgacgacgacgacgtcgaCGACATCGGCGGCGAGCACGAGAAAATCGACGGATGTCGTCGATGGCGCTATTCTCGAAAATGGTCTGCATTTACGAGACCAAACTGCCGAAACGAAATACGATAACGACTCGCCCACGATGAAGAAAAGCGACGCTTTTGTCATCGACTTCGACGAGCAACCGCCGAAGGAAAACGATGCGCCACTTCCGCGGAAACCGTTTTTGCGAAAACAATCCACCGAA aaacagATTACACCCACGCAATCACTTCGAACTCCTATGTCAATTTCGTCCACCTCTAGTGGCATTTCCACGCAGAATCAGACTTCTGTTTATAGAAGTAAAATGGCTTCGAGAGCAAAGACGCCAATTTCTACAACATCGTACAAAGGGTCGACATCTAACAAAAACGGAGGAGCAGCAGCAGGAGGAGCAGCAGCTAC cgAAACTTTAGTGCCTTGTAAAGCGTGTGGTCGTCGATTCGCCCCAGATCGGGTTGCTCTTCATGAGCAAATCTGCATAAAAACAGGccaaaagaagagaaagcaATTCGATACCATGATGTATCGAGTAAAGGGTACTGATATTGAGCCATTTGTTAAGAAAGGGCTCGTTAAAAAACAGATGGAG AAATCGAAGAAACCTGAAGTAAAGTCGAATTGGCGGCGTAAACACGAGGATTTCATTAACGCCATACGTTCGGCCAAGCAAGTGCAAGCACATCTGGCCGCAGGAGGCAAGCTCAGCGATTTGCCACCGCCGCCAGTTAGCGATAACTACGATTACATTCAGTGTCCCCATTGcggaagaaaattcaataaagcGGCCGCCGACCGTCACATTCCCAAATGCGAGCACATGTTACACAATAAGCCGATACATTCGCGAGCACCGAAACCGAAACGTTAA